The Culex quinquefasciatus strain JHB chromosome 2, VPISU_Cqui_1.0_pri_paternal, whole genome shotgun sequence genome contains the following window.
CAATCCCAGCCGGAAGGGTCTCCCGTGTCCCCACCGCCATACCTCCCCTAGGACCCTAATTATGGCGACGCGAACTCCGTATGGCCACAACAGCATCCGCATCGCAGCCGAAAAGGGAAAACATCTGCGCTTCTCGGCTTACACTTTCCGCACGTCCTGACCGTCCTAAAGGCGAAGGAGGATTCCGCCCGTGATGAAATGCGATGAAGAGAAATAAATCAACACTCTCACCCTCGGTCCAGTTTGATCCCTCAGGGCACGGTATCCTTTCGTGAAATTCGCTTTTGCTTCGCAATTCGCGCACTGGACCTCGGTCTGGACGAtggaagaaattttaaaaattgcgtCTTTCTCCCCAAGTCGCCGACAGCTGGGCCAACTTCAAGCTGCATTCCAGGTTCTGAAATTGGAGCTCGATAAACAAGTCGAGGGGCCATTTCTTCGTTGTTTTGCGACGAGTTGTGGTGGCCATCGGAGTGGAAAATTTTTGCGGTCCGCGCCAGCGGTTCCGCATGAAGAACTCAACCGACTAGACTCCGCGCTTTGTTTGGCTCTAAACTCTAAATGCCattgcggcggcggcggcgtctaTGCTAATGGCACGTCTCAAAAACCCGGGATATCGGGTGTTGGATTTCTTCGTTTAAAGGGATTGAGTTACGCCCGCGCTAGACGGTTCCTGGACGGCAGATGTTCTTTCCCATTTTCTTCCTTGAAATTTGTTGGGCAGTCCTCCTACGTGCAATTTGTAAACAGACTCCGTAATTTCGACAATTTGTCACGCCCCCTCAACAGGTTGAGGCGAAAGTAGCAGGTGCCGATGATAATCGCACCCTGATTAACCATTATCTGACTAACAATTTTCTCCTCATTTTTCCAGACCACCATCAAAATCTACACCGCCTGTCTGCGCCAGGACATCGAGTACAAAACGTTGGGAATCTCGTACGACGCCACCAGCAAGAGTGTCGTGCAGCAGTTGCTGCGACGGTAAGTTTAACCTCAGTGTGACCTTGAAGACCGCAAGCTAACCtttacttttttgtgttttacagATGCAAAATGCGACACCGAGACCCCCGGCTGTTCTACCTGACGATGGAGGTGACCGTGCGCCGGCCGGGCGTCAAATCTGTACTGGAGCTCGACGACGAAGCCCGACCGGCGCTGTTGCAGGCGTGCCATCCCAAGGGGGACTCCAGGTAGCAAGCTTGATAATTGATATTGATAATTTGACAGACTTTGACTGTTGACAGAAGTACTTACCAATTTTTGAGCTTTAATCAGCAGATTACCGAATGATTACACTTGTACTTACACgattggcattttttttgtacttaCCTGAACTTGGGTTCGACTTTGAAATCGGATTCCCACTAGGTATATCAAGCCTGAAGTTGGTATTTGGGAAGGGAATATGAAATTTCTGCGCAAGACTCTTTCCATAAGGTtagcaaaaaatactaaattgacagttgacagacaAACTTACCAGATGTTGACTCTCGAACTGAAATGTTAACACAAATCACTACACATGTATTAACCTGTGCTCCGACTGTTTCAAACTTAGAacataaatataaataacactttcaCTTACCTTGACTTTGTTTGACTATGATTTGATACGAGGTCATCGAatctgaagtccgtaatagagaagTCATAAATTGAACTGTTTTTTCTCCTTCCAGATTTTGCCTCCAGCAAAAACCTGGCGGTCTGATCCGGGTGCACACGTCCGCCCTCCAGCCCAACTCGCAGTACAAGTCGCTGCTCATCTCCGAGGACACCACCTCGGACGAGCTGCTCTCGCTGCTCCTCTCCTGCTACAACTCCATCGAACCCGTCGAGCAGTTCTCCCTGTACGAGGTGTGCCCCGGCCAGGAGTACCAGCGCAAGCTCCACCCGGACGACCTCCCCCTCAAGACCCAACTTCAGCGCCAGCAGAAGAACGAAATTATGCACTTTCTGGTGCGGAGGAACCCGAACTACCCCCGACGGCGCCAAATGCTCGCTCCAATCTCCGAATCCACCAAGCACTTTATCATCAGCCCGAACGGCCACCACCGGTTATCGCTGCACTCGACGACCTTCCCGCTGAGCGCCGTTACGACCCCCACCAACACGCTCATCTCGGACATCGTGGACGGAGTGTCCTCGCTGAACACGCTGCCCAAAGGTCGACTAGCATTACGCGAGTCCTGCCTGTCCAGCTCGTCCTCCAGCTCATCCTCCTCAacgacctcctcctcctcttcctgcTCGTCAAGTTCCGCCAGCACCTCGTCCCTCGAGGACAACAACAACGACGACCGAACGAGCTGTGCGGACGCCCAGTGCCACCGGGACGAACCTCCCGCCATCAAGTCCAAGAACCTGGACCGGTCCGTCCAGGCACCGCCCCGCCCATCCAAAGCCTCCCTCCTCCCCTCGCTGCTGACCGCCCCGAACGCGCCCTCCTACAACCCCGTATACAACATCCGGGAAATTCGAACCGTTTGCAACTCCTTCTCCGCGCTCGGAATCGACAAAAAGCTGGTGGACATCAGCGGAACGACACCGGGCTCGACCGCCCCAATCGTGCGCAGTGCCATCGTCAAGGAGGCCGTCAACACGGACCCGATGAAGGGGGTGGGAAATTTCATCTACATTTGAGCGACCATCCCGCCCCAGGGGAAATCGAGACAAAGAGAGCAGAGTTCTATTATTATATATTTTGTTTCATCCTAGTCAAAGTTATTAATGTTATTAAATCGAttttatttgatgttttttttctgctgcgaaaaaatataattctgtTTCGTGGTCCTGCGAGAGTGAGCTTCGCACAAAGCGATCAAAGAAATGATGAGACTCGAAGTGTGGTCTCACAACATAAATCACGGAAGAAGATGTAATTCAAGCCAAAATGGAGAAAACGAACCCCCTCGTAACTGCTAAGGTGTAAAGTTCTAATTTTTGTACTCAACTCCGTAATCGAATCTGTAAAGTTAGTTAAGAGAAAGAAAGCAAATAACCCAAATCGCCCTAATCCCACGTGTCGTCAGCGTTGTGACAGCTTGTCATGCGAACCACTTTGAAGAAtcgtgtaaacaaaaacaaatctatGGATGACAAGTCTCCACAACGTTGACAAATACACCGCTGCTAGAAGAATAGAAAAGAAaagttagtttatttttttcggaaacgaGCGCTAGATGCCAAAGAAATCAACCGTTAGCGTGTGTTAGTATGTTTTGAGCAAAGTCTCTTTTCAAAGCGAATCAATAGAACCAAATATACACAAATTCTCAGTTAAACACACTTAAGCAAACCTCCAATGAAAGTCAATCGAGCTATATTATCGTACAGgtgaaaatatattaaataatcTCAGAGCGTAGTCAACGATTGTATTGAATTTgctaaactcttttttttttgctagttaTGAAGTTATTTTTGTAAACCCACACAGAAACACATACTCCACGAAACCAacacatacacaaacacacaagctTGTATAATGTAAATGATTATTTAGCTTCTAAGACGAGCAAACCCCGTCCAAGGTTTGCGCCAACCTGCCCAAAATAAAGTACGAGGACAACGAAGAAATATCGTTGATTGAGTGAAAATTAAAACGTGCCTTGCCTTCTGCTTTTTTCCCTCGCTAATACATACCGAAAATTGAATCCATTtcccgaaaacgaaactattggcactacgccccccggggcatggccttcctctaacgtgggatttctgctccagcgcctctgacgagacaggagaaaccgggaccgacgttttacttcaccatccgatagaagctcagtggataaggcgggaatcgaacccgcgtctcatagcatcatcgggatcggcagccgaagccgctacccctgcgccacgagacccacgaatCCATTTCCCACtttcgccaaaaaaaaaaaacgctggtTTGTGAATCCTTTTCTGTGCGTGAGATTATCTTTCTCCTTTTCCCCTAAGATTGTTCATCGAGGTGTAAAGATCCCAAAAAGATTGGatcgagagagaaaaaaaatatcggaaaaGGGTGGAGCGCGTCTTGATGGAATTTTTATGCTGCGACTCACTGGAAAGCGGCGGAAAGTTTCAAATTTTCGCCCAACTTGGAAGCTTGGCGTTGTTCTTTTGCACCCCCGAAGGTTATCAGCTCCGACGATAAACCGTTAGTGGCGATGCGTTTGGGtatgaaaaaatgaaagaaagcaTTTAGCAGGAAAGGGTTTTGTTCTCGGGAAAGGATGCTTCTGTGCACGGAATTGGTCCACGATGGTTAACCGTTCTCGAATTTCGatagatttttgccttcctcacctcactgaggcaagacTATAACATCActagaaaaatgaacttcttaaacaCACCTTCTAGGTATAGCTATTcacgtatacttatcgactcagaatcaaattcagaacaaatgtctgtggggatgtgtgtataGACATGAtatttttccacacgattatctcagaactggatgaatcgattttggccggatccaccttattctgttcggtttggggtcccctaagaccc
Protein-coding sequences here:
- the LOC6033271 gene encoding uncharacterized protein LOC6033271 is translated as MLKHVQVSPMRSRSDSLSMRSSTSCASSLCGSPEPPNEQLRSHSRASSYSSLNETIPQTTIKIYTACLRQDIEYKTLGISYDATSKSVVQQLLRRCKMRHRDPRLFYLTMEVTVRRPGVKSVLELDDEARPALLQACHPKGDSRFCLQQKPGGLIRVHTSALQPNSQYKSLLISEDTTSDELLSLLLSCYNSIEPVEQFSLYEVCPGQEYQRKLHPDDLPLKTQLQRQQKNEIMHFLVRRNPNYPRRRQMLAPISESTKHFIISPNGHHRLSLHSTTFPLSAVTTPTNTLISDIVDGVSSLNTLPKGRLALRESCLSSSSSSSSSSTTSSSSSCSSSSASTSSLEDNNNDDRTSCADAQCHRDEPPAIKSKNLDRSVQAPPRPSKASLLPSLLTAPNAPSYNPVYNIREIRTVCNSFSALGIDKKLVDISGTTPGSTAPIVRSAIVKEAVNTDPMKGVGNFIYI